The following coding sequences lie in one Halogeometricum rufum genomic window:
- a CDS encoding NAD(P)/FAD-dependent oxidoreductase yields the protein MRVLVLGAGYAGVTLARRLESCLPAEAELVVVDESDSHLVQHEVHRVIRHPSLAETIRVPLGQLFDRAEVRVARVEGIDREARTVHLDGGTTLDYDYAAVCLGSATAYYGLPGVEEYSLPLKSVADAEAIRESFLAAAAANDAVNVVVGGAGLSGVQTAGELAALADEEDVTASITVVEQLEDVAPNFPRNFREAVRDELEARCIDVRTGTTVQRATAEAVETDAGTFAYDTFVWTGGIAGQAAMAGDRPTVRSDLRLDARTFVVGDAARIVDADGEAVPASASAALREANTVAKNVARLVRHETDADPDDFAPRMEPYRFDVPGWIVSVGDGAVAQLGPTVVTGSAAKAMKASVGAGHLGSVGAVKNAVELVEEELSG from the coding sequence ATGCGCGTGCTGGTACTCGGTGCGGGGTACGCCGGTGTGACGCTCGCCCGTCGGCTCGAATCCTGCCTCCCGGCCGAGGCGGAACTCGTCGTCGTGGACGAATCCGACAGCCACCTCGTCCAACACGAGGTTCACCGCGTGATTCGGCACCCGAGTCTCGCCGAGACGATTCGAGTCCCGCTCGGACAACTGTTCGACCGCGCGGAGGTTCGCGTCGCCCGCGTCGAGGGTATCGACCGCGAGGCGCGGACGGTGCACCTCGACGGCGGGACGACGCTGGACTACGACTACGCCGCCGTCTGTCTCGGCTCCGCGACGGCCTACTACGGACTGCCCGGGGTCGAGGAGTACTCCCTGCCGCTGAAGTCCGTCGCCGACGCGGAGGCCATCCGCGAGTCGTTCCTCGCGGCCGCCGCGGCGAACGACGCCGTGAACGTCGTCGTCGGCGGGGCGGGTCTCTCCGGCGTCCAGACGGCCGGCGAACTCGCCGCGTTGGCGGACGAAGAGGACGTGACGGCGAGCATCACCGTCGTCGAGCAGTTGGAGGACGTCGCGCCGAACTTCCCGCGGAACTTCCGCGAGGCGGTCCGCGACGAACTCGAGGCGCGGTGCATCGACGTTCGGACCGGCACGACGGTCCAGCGCGCGACGGCGGAGGCGGTGGAGACGGACGCCGGCACGTTCGCCTACGACACGTTCGTCTGGACCGGCGGCATCGCCGGACAGGCCGCGATGGCGGGCGACCGACCGACGGTCCGGAGCGACCTGCGACTCGACGCCCGCACGTTCGTCGTCGGCGACGCCGCGCGCATCGTGGACGCCGACGGGGAGGCGGTCCCCGCCTCCGCGTCCGCCGCCCTCCGCGAGGCGAACACGGTGGCGAAGAACGTCGCCAGACTCGTCAGACACGAGACGGACGCCGACCCCGACGACTTCGCCCCTCGGATGGAGCCGTACCGCTTCGACGTGCCCGGGTGGATAGTGAGCGTCGGCGACGGCGCGGTGGCCCAACTCGGACCCACCGTCGTCACCGGAAGCGCGGCGAAGGCGATGAAGGCGTCCGTCGGCGCGGGCCACCTCGGGTCGGTCGGGGCGGTGAAGAACGCCGTCGAACTGGTCGAAGAGGAGTTGAGCGGGTAG
- a CDS encoding carotenoid biosynthesis protein produces MAGERSGTERERSTSEDGRPNAGRERAAPADDRLFRLTTAGFGAAAVLHAAWAWGVAPAIRFAAVAVVAAFVAEVAVIRLGLLEHHTEPKLLDVPVVALLGWVGAIYLSYSLVEFVVAGAVRPVAAGLLATALDLLTDPNGVENGFWTYPESRLSTPRYRDVPWWNFVGWFVLTTLVAAVGAP; encoded by the coding sequence GTGGCGGGCGAACGGTCGGGGACGGAGCGGGAACGCTCGACGTCGGAGGACGGCCGGCCGAACGCGGGACGCGAACGCGCCGCGCCCGCCGACGACCGACTGTTTCGACTCACGACGGCCGGGTTCGGCGCGGCCGCGGTGCTCCACGCCGCGTGGGCGTGGGGCGTCGCGCCCGCGATACGGTTCGCCGCCGTCGCCGTCGTCGCCGCGTTCGTCGCCGAAGTCGCGGTTATTCGACTCGGACTGCTGGAACACCACACCGAGCCGAAACTGCTCGACGTGCCCGTCGTCGCCCTCCTCGGCTGGGTCGGCGCGATATACCTCTCGTACTCGCTTGTCGAGTTCGTCGTCGCCGGGGCGGTTCGGCCCGTCGCCGCCGGACTCCTCGCCACCGCTCTCGACCTCCTCACCGACCCGAACGGCGTCGAAAACGGCTTCTGGACGTACCCCGAGTCGCGCCTCTCGACGCCTCGCTACCGCGACGTGCCGTGGTGGAACTTCGTCGGTTGGTTCGTCCTGACGACGCTGGTCGCCGCCGTCGGCGCGCCCTGA
- a CDS encoding helix-turn-helix domain-containing protein gives MTSIATLRADATEFLLDEAFRAVPTLAVEVPPVVAHGPDDPFPFLAVTGADPDTVLSAFADDDSVREATCLSRIDDGGLFRVEWAETVELLLGSVVRTDATVLSVRGTEGTWRLRLLAPDRDCLDVTFDFLADHGVEVELDGIRRLDADDASRSFGLSEAQYAALITGLDRGFYDVPRDTDCSELAAELGITHQALSERLRRAHGTLVENALASGSRVFN, from the coding sequence GTGACGAGCATCGCCACGCTACGGGCCGACGCGACGGAGTTCCTCCTCGACGAGGCGTTCCGTGCAGTTCCGACGCTGGCCGTCGAGGTGCCCCCGGTGGTCGCTCACGGCCCGGACGACCCGTTCCCGTTCCTCGCCGTGACGGGCGCCGACCCCGACACCGTGTTGTCGGCGTTCGCGGACGACGACTCGGTCCGCGAGGCGACCTGTCTGTCGCGCATCGACGACGGGGGTCTGTTCCGCGTCGAGTGGGCCGAGACGGTCGAACTCCTCCTCGGGTCGGTCGTCAGGACGGACGCGACGGTGCTGTCGGTCCGGGGAACCGAGGGGACCTGGCGACTCCGCCTCCTCGCCCCGGACCGCGACTGCCTCGACGTGACGTTCGACTTCCTCGCCGACCACGGCGTCGAGGTGGAACTCGACGGCATCCGCCGCCTCGACGCCGACGACGCCTCCCGTTCGTTCGGCCTCTCGGAGGCGCAGTACGCGGCCCTCATCACCGGTCTCGACCGGGGATTCTACGACGTGCCGCGCGACACCGACTGCTCCGAACTCGCCGCCGAACTCGGCATCACGCATCAGGCGCTCTCGGAACGACTCCGCCGCGCGCACGGGACGCTTGTCGAGAACGCCCTCGCCTCCGGGTCCCGCGTGTTCAACTGA
- the mvaD gene encoding phosphomevalonate decarboxylase MvaD — protein sequence MKATAKAHPIQGLVKYHGMRDAELRLPYHDSISVCTAPSHTRTTVEFEPDASEDTYVIGGEEVTGRGAERIDAVVDHVRTLADFDHAVRLESENSFPSNIGFGSSSSGFAAAAMALAEAAGLELTRPEISTIARRGSSSAARAVTGAFSHLYSGMNDEDCRSERIESELEDDLRIVAAHVPAYKETEQAHEEAAESHMFQARMAHVHHQLDEMRDALHAADFDRAFELAEHDSLSLTATTMTGPAGWVYWQPKTIAVFNAVSELREETEIPVYFSTDTGASVYVNTTAEHADRVEDAVAACDVDTDVWSVGGPAEVLDESEALF from the coding sequence ATGAAGGCCACCGCCAAGGCACACCCGATTCAGGGGTTGGTGAAGTACCACGGGATGCGCGACGCCGAGTTGCGACTCCCCTACCACGACAGCATCAGCGTCTGCACGGCGCCGAGTCACACGCGAACCACCGTCGAGTTCGAACCCGACGCGTCCGAGGACACGTACGTCATCGGCGGCGAGGAGGTCACCGGCCGCGGGGCCGAACGCATCGACGCCGTCGTCGACCACGTCCGAACGCTCGCCGACTTCGACCACGCGGTCCGGCTCGAGTCGGAGAACTCCTTCCCCTCGAACATCGGCTTCGGTTCCTCGTCGTCGGGGTTCGCCGCCGCCGCGATGGCCCTCGCCGAGGCGGCCGGACTGGAGCTGACCCGCCCCGAGATTTCGACCATCGCCCGCCGCGGGTCCTCCTCGGCCGCCCGCGCCGTCACCGGCGCGTTCTCGCACCTCTACTCCGGCATGAACGACGAGGACTGCCGCTCCGAGCGCATCGAGTCCGAGTTGGAGGACGACCTGCGCATCGTCGCCGCGCACGTCCCCGCCTACAAGGAGACCGAACAGGCCCACGAGGAGGCCGCCGAGAGCCACATGTTCCAGGCCCGGATGGCCCACGTCCACCACCAGTTGGACGAGATGCGCGACGCCCTCCACGCGGCGGACTTCGACCGCGCGTTCGAACTCGCCGAGCACGACTCCCTGTCGCTGACGGCGACGACGATGACGGGTCCCGCGGGGTGGGTGTACTGGCAGCCGAAGACCATCGCCGTGTTCAACGCCGTCAGCGAACTCCGCGAGGAGACGGAGATACCGGTCTACTTCTCCACCGACACGGGCGCGAGCGTCTACGTCAACACGACGGCCGAACACGCCGACCGGGTCGAGGACGCCGTCGCGGCCTGCGATGTCGACACCGACGTCTGGAGCGTCGGCGGCCCCGCCGAGGTACTCGACGAGTCCGAAGCGCTGTTCTGA
- a CDS encoding BtpA/SgcQ family protein: MSAQTLPENAVVGMVHLDPLPGAPNHDAAGGLDAVRDAALDDAAALDAGGVDAVVVENFGDAPFYPDDVPKHTVASMTTLVDAVAREVSVPVGVNVLRNDAEAALAVAAATEASFVRVNVHVGARVTDQGVVTGRAHETMRLRDRLDADVAVFADVGVKHSAPLGPETPLKTAVEEVVGRGLADGVVVSGPGTGAPTDDSDLYTVARAAREAGVPALVGSGVTAETVAETLDRADGVVVGTALKEGGETTAPVSESRVRAVVEAARGSR, translated from the coding sequence ATGTCCGCACAAACGCTCCCCGAGAACGCCGTCGTCGGGATGGTCCACCTCGACCCCCTCCCCGGCGCGCCGAACCACGACGCCGCAGGCGGCCTGGACGCCGTCCGCGACGCCGCACTCGACGACGCCGCCGCACTCGACGCGGGCGGCGTGGACGCGGTCGTGGTCGAGAACTTCGGCGACGCCCCGTTCTACCCCGACGACGTCCCGAAGCACACCGTCGCGTCGATGACCACCCTCGTGGACGCCGTCGCCCGCGAGGTGTCCGTCCCCGTCGGCGTCAACGTCCTCCGGAACGACGCCGAGGCGGCCCTCGCCGTCGCGGCGGCGACCGAGGCGTCGTTCGTGCGCGTCAACGTCCACGTCGGCGCGCGGGTCACGGACCAGGGCGTCGTGACGGGCCGCGCCCACGAGACGATGCGCCTGCGCGACCGACTCGACGCCGACGTGGCCGTCTTCGCCGACGTGGGCGTGAAACACTCCGCACCGCTCGGTCCGGAGACGCCCCTGAAGACGGCGGTCGAGGAAGTCGTCGGGCGCGGACTCGCCGACGGCGTCGTCGTCTCCGGGCCGGGCACCGGCGCGCCGACGGACGACTCGGACCTCTACACCGTCGCGCGGGCGGCGCGAGAGGCGGGCGTCCCCGCACTCGTCGGAAGCGGCGTGACCGCCGAGACGGTGGCCGAGACGCTCGACCGCGCCGACGGCGTCGTCGTCGGCACCGCATTGAAGGAGGGCGGCGAGACGACGGCCCCCGTGTCGGAGTCCCGCGTCCGCGCCGTCGTCGAGGCGGCGCGCGGGAGTCGGTGA